GAGCAATTTCGGCAGAAGAGTGAGCCACAGCACAAGAGCAGGTAGGAAAGTTCTGGTGTTTACGGCTACTGCGCAAAGTACATGAACTAACTATCAACATCTCCATCTTCCATCTAGTCCCTGACAAAACGCACAGGGGGAGAAGGATGGGAGAGagtttccatggtaaccccatCTCCCTAACTCCCAGTTGGAACCTAGAGACTTAGTGaaaagggctgggtgtgacagTAGCTAAACTCACTATAACTCACTAAGAAAACAAAGACATCAATCACAGCCATttaaggacagacacacacagacacacgcaagtAAACACTTAcaaaaacaaccacacacaaaaacacactcacacgctcacacacacaccacacacacacacacacacacaactgatacCAAATGCTATGAGAAATGTGCCTAGTTGAAGATGTGTTTGGTAATGTGCTTTAGCCTTCCTCAGAGTGACATTCAGAGTGTACCCGGCACATTCAGTACGTCATCTGAACGCCAGACTATTTTGGGTCTGTGTTCAATCACCCAGGCTCTGGAGAGCCAGCCGGAGCTGCTGCAGAGGACCACAGTGATGATCAGAGGCGTCCTTGAAGGCTCTATGTAGGCTACGGTGTGGTGCAGCCCTGACACAGGAAAGAGAGCAGCAGTCTGCAGCCAGCCTGGCAGAGGACCAGGGTAGGGGTCTACACCAGGTGGGTGTAGGGTTTACCAGGTGGGTCTAAACTAGGTGATTTAAATCAGGAGGGACTGTGTTCTAAACCCGATGGGACTGGGGTGTAAGATAGATGAACAGTCTTAACAGGTCTATGCAGTCTAACTAGGCAATTGCAAAAAAACTGTAAGGCAGTGTTGGGTATATTTTGAGACCTTCCTCTCAAGAAACCAAGGCCTTTTACGAGTCAAGCCTTTACAAAGGCTTTCTTTCTCTAGTGTGTGGGAGATTTGACCACTCAAAACAGGCTCATAGTGTCGTGTGGAGCAacaaacaaaccacacacagCATTGCTGTTGTGGATAGCTCTACCTTCTCACTAGCCTCTGCCTCCACATCCTCCTTCAGGACTGCGTCTCCCAGAAGCTTTGGCTCTTGGTGCTCCTCTTCAGCCGGGCCTGTACTCTGCGAGGATGGGACTGTGACCTCCTCACCAACAGGGCTCAGATTGTCCTGCTCTTCAGGTTCAATTTTTCCATCCTCTGTGGGCACTGGTGTTTCTGAGGCCTGCTGTTCCATTGtgtcctcttctttctcctcctcctctcgcttgTCCTCCAGtcttatctcctcctccttcccctcctcctctcttccctcctcctctcttccctcctcctctcttccctcctcctctcttccttcctcctctcctggcagcctatcctccctccccccctccccctccatctcaccccctGCTTCATCCTCTGTCTCGCTCAGGTCCAATCCAGTTGTTTCCTGTGCACCCATTTCCTTCtcgtccccctcctcacccgccttctcctcctccacctccccttctGCCTCGTCAGtagtttcctcctccttccctgagACATCTAAAGGATCGGACAcatctgtccccctcctctccacatcctcccCACCCGTGGGTGCGTCTCCCCAGACTCCCTCcggtctcctctctgtccctgctgcTGTCTCGTGGGGGGCTTCCAGCTCCCCAGTACTCTCTGATCTCCCTTCGCTGTGATCGTCGCCCCCACCCTCTTCCTTCCCCGCCGTCTCATTGCTATACAGAAGATGCGTGCTCTCATCCGCCTTCATCACGTCACGCTCTCCCAGGTCTTTCTCGGTGCCTGTGTGGGCAGCATTGTGAGGACTGGCCCTCTCTACAGCCCCAGCCCGAACAGTGTGGTCCTCTGCAGGCTCTGTCTCAGCGCTGGGCTCCATCGCCTCATCCTGGCTCTGGAGGTGCCCGTCACCCTGGTCTGGTGCTGCCGGCTGATGAGGTCCAGTGGTGTCCTCCTCTGTGACATCCTCTGGAGCCTGGACCTCCCCCAGACCTTCCTCCAGGGTCTGGTTCTCGTCACGGACCTCAGAGCCCTCCTCTGGACTGTTCTGGACCAATCTCTTTGCATCTTTGTCTGCAGCTTCAGGTGGGTGCTGATGAATATCACCAGCAGTGGGCGCACTTTCAAGTGTTTCCCGTGAGTCTGTTTGGGTTTCTCCTTGTTCCTCCTCCAGCACTTTCTCTGAGTGGCGCATTACTTCCTGTAGGCTGGCTTCAGGGGAGGAAGGTTGACCAGGTGAAAACGGCCCGCGGCCTTCCTCCATCAGAGGTTCTGAGCTGTCATGGGCCGCAAAGATCTCTTCTTCATCCTTCAGGTCTTGACTGAAGCCAGGCTCACCAGTGCCTCCTGCAGGTTGTCTTGCTGCCTCTCCAAGCTCCTCAGCACAGACGTCCACCCCAGCCAGTCCAGGGAACGAGGCCTGCCCGTGAAGCTccgcccactcctcctcctcctcctcctcagacatGGCCTCCTGCCATCCTAACTCtggttcttctcctccctcttccatcGTCCTCAGTCCTCCAGAGCCCTTGTCCCCGTCTGCTGCCCCGCCGAAGGAGGCCAGCTCGTAGGGTTCAGGCTCAGACTGGCCTCCATCACGTCCTTGGTCAGTGTCCGCTGATTCCTCCTGTCCTTCCTCCGTCCACCCTCTTCCCTCGTCAGAGAGGTCGCCTGCGTCCGGGAGGCCTCGGCCTGCTCCCTCTTGGGAGACAGGCGGGCTGGCGGGGACGACATCTTTGTTTGTGCCGTCCTCCTTCTCGTCTGAACCTTCACTCTCCGACAGCTCGGAACTCTCCCCGCCCACAGCAGGACTGTTCTTGGCTTCAGATAACTCTATATTCTCCCTGCAAAGGTGTGAATACACAGTAcaatatgtttaatgtaacacATGTTTTATTTAATTCACTGTAATTCACTACATGGCTTCATTCTATATTATAGTCTACCTGTGGTGATTCCCTGCCTTGTCCTGACCATAGTCTTCCTCATCGCCTTCCTCAGGATCTCACAACTGCCCCTCTGGTGTCTGGCTCTCATCCTAAGGTCTAGTTAATCTGTCACATTCTGAATTTTTGTTTGTCTGATTTCACCTCCTTTCAACCAACAATACAGTCCTACAGTCatctgtagggagtcaggtggctgagcggttagggaatcgggctagtaatccgaaggttgctagttcgattcccggccgtgccaaatgacgttgtgtccttgggcaaggcacttcaccctactaccccccctgtacttactgtaaatcgctctggatgagagcgtctgctaaatgactaaatgtaaatgtaatgtaaatctgTGGCTGATTACCAATATGCAATATCTAAGGTAGTATAGCTCTCTCAGGTCGCAACATTGATCGGCAGGACAAAGTATCTCATTAAAACCACATTTATTAAATATTTATCCAATTCTATAAGCTCATTCCTATTCTGTCACTCAGTCGCCTGCTGTCTCTCAGCTCCAGTGTGGCTTCAGCACAGTGAACTCACAAGGCTGGCTCACTTCAGCACAGCCAGGACACTCACTCTGAGCTGACACTGTTCAGGGAGGCAGCGGCTGGGACTTTGGTTGGACTGAGGCCCCTTGAAGACTGTGGAGGACAAGAAATGGATTACTGAGGACAGGCCTACAGTATGTTACAGTATTATTATATTTGAGTTTCATGACACATTGAAATATATTGGCAATGCATAtgaataattaattaataattaataCTTTTTTTGATactgatatacagtacattactGCAGTGTAATGGGACAAAGAAAAATATCATGAAAAATACCTTGAATGAATGGTTGTTGTAGAATCTGTCTTCAAGTTTGGAAGCCCACTCTGCAGGATCCATGCCACTCTCTGCATCAAAAATGTAAACCCAACAAAATTCGAGTGATATCATAATTTCTCAGTAAAACATGATCATTAGCAAGACCGTTGATAAATAACCAGTAGGTGGGACTAGTTACCTTCTCTTTCTTTGAGAAGAGCTTCGAAGTACAGGGCAGCGAAGGTTGGGATGTCTTGAGGTTGGTCTCGCAGAACCTCTTTAGCCAGAAGTTCCAGAATGCTTCCAAACCCACGGGGAACCCGCAAGTGGGTGTTCGAGAATGGAACAGACATCGTCCCACTACTTCTGGCTTTAGTACGTGAGGCTCACCACTGTCCCTAGCACACGCAGGGGCGGACTTACCCATTAGGCAAAGTAGGCAACCGCCTGGGGCCCCCAGCCGCCTGGGGCCCCAGGCAGCTGGGGGCCCCACTTAACGCTGTACGCGAGACACTGGTAAGAAACATATTTCCACCGCGGTTTAACCTAGGAAGCCAAACAGCGACAG
The genomic region above belongs to Osmerus eperlanus chromosome 11, fOsmEpe2.1, whole genome shotgun sequence and contains:
- the LOC134029346 gene encoding neurofilament medium polypeptide-like, giving the protein MSVPFSNTHLRVPRGFGSILELLAKEVLRDQPQDIPTFAALYFEALLKEREESGMDPAEWASKLEDRFYNNHSFKSSRGLSPTKVPAAASLNSVSSEENIELSEAKNSPAVGGESSELSESEGSDEKEDGTNKDVVPASPPVSQEGAGRGLPDAGDLSDEGRGWTEEGQEESADTDQGRDGGQSEPEPYELASFGGAADGDKGSGGLRTMEEGGEEPELGWQEAMSEEEEEEEWAELHGQASFPGLAGVDVCAEELGEAARQPAGGTGEPGFSQDLKDEEEIFAAHDSSEPLMEEGRGPFSPGQPSSPEASLQEVMRHSEKVLEEEQGETQTDSRETLESAPTAGDIHQHPPEAADKDAKRLVQNSPEEGSEVRDENQTLEEGLGEVQAPEDVTEEDTTGPHQPAAPDQGDGHLQSQDEAMEPSAETEPAEDHTVRAGAVERASPHNAAHTGTEKDLGERDVMKADESTHLLYSNETAGKEEGGGDDHSEGRSESTGELEAPHETAAGTERRPEGVWGDAPTGGEDVERRGTDVSDPLDVSGKEEETTDEAEGEVEEEKAGEEGDEKEMGAQETTGLDLSETEDEAGGWLQTAALFPVSGLHHTVAYIEPSRTPLIITVVLCSSSGWLSRAWVIEHRPKIVWRSDDVLNVPGTL